A stretch of Channa argus isolate prfri chromosome 16, Channa argus male v1.0, whole genome shotgun sequence DNA encodes these proteins:
- the plekhh1 gene encoding pleckstrin homology domain-containing family H member 1, which translates to MADVLENGGSGAVGAAPVDWQKRCVALEMQLLRFRLQAGKIRELLAEKMQELEQRVMEADQRAESAEKQIHVMEEKLKCANIQTSESESSLYKKYQDLTNQVQEKDAMIKRLEIQLEKQILVRAQEAKIIEEKAAKIKDWVTFKLREMEKENQQLKMANLKQTEQIMLLQDKLQSLLEKPASSGSPATSPVIDTHLVPNSPLFPPSCPGTPPAQDDSWRLTGPRGASSNIKISPTDVKRPSEQISKGIYLGDLAAHDALSQGPSNPVSISGTDLPAGPEGQAGCLDRDNSSDELNSKFRSQCLHSSSSSSSSSSAYEMAHGPSPPDSPTRITPKSPLLSRSPSTNNPFLNPQKPMVHQSGTSMTLPKVRTPITPRDSIQLVKKHYSQPQPSLDRLHHLNVNIDIMSPSSTSSTLKSTGTTTSPFSQVVEETDIDDGLSDSMDGVVEGPETEDLSQDGVSFVGLADELERLDPEALKPPTPPLHRFPSWESHIYAVAKAGMRVSEASPGARGPTRRSNLPQYPAASPFTQLIYKNINVPVYITLKGKATQISSVPLPDDDSGSEDDSSSLASLRTSILSPDRKSSVPGSPRAVKRGVSMSSVSSESDYAIPPDAYSLDSDYSEPEHKVQRTSSYSCESTGPEMLEKSGYLLKMGSQVKAWKRRWFILRNGEILYYKSPSDVIRKPQGQIELNSSCCIVRGEGAQTFQLITEKKTFYLTADSPNILEEWIRVLQNILKVQTSSQVTVETTAKPTVRGWLTKVKHGHSKLVWCALVGKVFYYYRNQEDKLPLGQLQMREASVQEVDRSCDSDEDYEAGSRGFLSSHCTLVVQPRDQSPTYLLIGTKPEKDTWLYHLTVAAGSSATFKVGTEYEQLICKLLDAEGDPESALWRSEGLSFCKEGLRSPLTTLPSEALQTEALKLFKSCQLFINVLVESPSVDYHTSLAQNALQVCLTHPELQNEMYCQLIKQTNHRTPHNYSLTQCWQLLSLCVALFLPQQHFLWYLRQYLQRNADPRSEVGKYAVYCQRSVERTLQNGEREARPSRMEIISILLRNPYHHSLPFSIPVHFMNNTYQVVGFDGSTTVQEFLNTLNQRIGMRKTQLSGFALFTDDPSGKDLEHCLQPSAKICDVISKWEQALKELHPGKNEGTRIVRLTYKSRLCFRAQVKGETERERLLLAYQVNDEVQHGHFPVNKELALEVAALMAQVEHSDLERPTASTPTGSPQPKSQLILLQALERFYPKRYKQDCNSEQLRDLAERLATKWSMLRGCSASECVRIYLTVARKWPLFGAKLFSAQPVPPSSVEQSQVWLAVNEDGLCVLDYTMHTLVTYPYQSVVTFGGYCDDFMVVTSQHREPGVRKKSVEKLVFAMAKPKILELTLLMASYINHWNPSLPSASHQPTGHWDVDNKHFPTMNYTTKGPTLL; encoded by the exons ATGGCTGACGTGCTGGAGAACGGCGGGTCAGGAGCTGTTGGAGCAGCTCCCGTGGATTGGCAGAAACGCTGCGTCGCTCTGGAGATGCAGCTGCTGAGGTTCCGGCTGCAGGCGGGGAAAATCCGAGAGCTGCTGGCAGAAAAG ATGCAGGAGCTGGAGCAGAGGGTGATGGAGGCTGACCAGCGAGCTGAAAGTGCCGAAAAACAG ATCCATGTCATGGAAGAAAAGCTCAAGTGTGCAAACATACAAACCAGTGAATCAGAAAGCTCATTGTACAAAAAGTATCAAGACCTGACCAATCAGGTTCAAGAAAAAGATGCTATGATAAAGAGATTAGAGATACAGCTGGAAAAGCAG ATCTTAGTTAGAGCCCAGGAGGCAAAAATTATTGAGGAGAAGGCCGCCAAGATTAAAGACTGGGTCACCTTTAAGCTTAGAGAG ATGGAGAAAGAGAACCAGCAGCTGAAAATGGCCAACCTCAAGCAGACAGAACAAATAATGTTGCTGCAGGACAAATTACAAT CTCTCTTAGAGAAACCTGCATCCTCAGGATCTCCTGCCACCTCCCCTGTAATAGATACCCACCTGGTGCCCAACAGCCCGCTGTTTCCTCCCAGCTGCCCGGGCACACCCCCTGCCCAGGACGACAGCTGGAGACTGACAGGTCCTCGTGGGGCCAGCTCTAATATCAAGATCTCGCCAACAG ATGTGAAAAGGCCTTCTGAACAGATTAGTAAAGGGATTTACCTTGGAGATCTTGCAGCCCACGATGCACTTTCTCAGGGTCCTAGCAACCCTGTTTCCATCAGCGGAACAGATCTCCCAGCAGGCCCTGAGGGTCAGGCTGGCTGCCTGGATCGAGACAACTCCTCCGATGAGCTCAACAGCAAGTTTCGCTCTCAGTGTCTTcactcttcatcatcctcttcgtcttcctcctctgcttaTGAGATGGCCCATGGACCAAGCCCCCCAGATTCACCCACCAGAATAACACCCAAAAGCCCACTTCTATCTCGCTCCCCCTCCACCAACAATCCCTTCCTTAATCCACAAAAGCCTATGGTTCATCAGTCAGGAACCAGCATGACGTTACCCAAAGTACGAACTCCGATCACCCCCAGAGACAGCATTCAGCTGGTTAAAAAGCACTACAGCCAGCCACAGCCCAGTCTGGACAGACTTCACCACCTTAATGTTAACATAGACATCATGTCCCCatcttccacctcctccaccctcAAAAGCACCGGCACTACCACCTCCCCCTTCTCTCAGGTGGTGGAAGAAACAGACATTGACGACGGACTTTCTGACAGCATGGATGGGGTGGTGGAGGGGCCTGAGACAGAGGACCTATCCCAGGATGGGGTCTCATTTGTGGGACTGGCAGATGAACTGGAGAGGTTGGATCCAGAAGCTCTTAAGCCGCCAACTCCTCCATTACACCGCTTTCCCTCATGG GAAAGTCACATCTACGCTGTGGCTAAAGCAGGAATGAGAGTATCAGAGGCAAGTCCTGGAGCCAGAGGCCCCACAAGAA GGTCCAACTTACCCCAGTATCCAGCGGCAAGTCCGTTTACGCAGCTGATCTACAAGAATATAAATGTGCCAGTGTATATAACACTGAAAGGG AAAGCCACTCAAATCAGCAGTGTCCCTCTACCTGATGATGACTCTGGGTCAGAGGACGACAGCAGCTCTCTGGCCAGTTTACGGACCTCCATCCTGAGTCCAGACAGGAAGAGTAGTGTCCCTGGGAGCCCACGAGCTGTCAAGAGAG GTGTGTCCATGTCCTCTGTCAGCTCAGAGAGTGACTATGCCATTCCTCCTGATGCCTATTCCCTGGACAGTGATTACTCTGAACCAGAACATAAAGTCCAGCGGACCTCCTCCTACTCGTGTGAAAGCACTGGGCCT GAAATGTTGGAGAAGTCTGGGTACCTGCTGAAGATGGGCAGTCAGGTGAAAGCCTGGAAACGGCGTTGGTTTATCCTGAGGAATGGAGAGATCCTCTACTACAAATCTCCT AGTGATGTGATCAGGAAGCCTCAGGGTCAGATTGAGCTCAACTCATCCTGCTGTATAGTACGTGGAGAAGGTGCACAGACATTTCAA TTGATTACAGAGAAGAAGACCTTCTATCTGACCGCTGATTCACCCAACATCCTGGAGGAGTGGATCAGGGTTCTACAGAACATACTCAAAGTCCAGACCAGCAGCCAAGTTACCGTGGAGACCACTGCTAAACCCACCGTGAGAGGTTGGCTCACAAAG GTCAAACATGGACACTCAAAGCTGGTGTGGTGTGCTTTGGTTGGAAAAGTCTTCTACTATTATCGTAACCAAGAAGACAAG ttGCCTCTGGGTCAGTTACAGATGCGGGAGGCATCGGTACAAGAAGTGGATCGGTCCTGTGATTCAGACGAGGACTATGAGGCAGGTAGTCGTGGTTTCCTCTCCTCCCACTGCACCTTAGTGGTCCAGCCCAGAGACCAGAGCCCCACGTACCTGCTCATCGGCACCAAACCGGAGAAG GACACGTGGTTGTATCACCTGACTGTGGCAGCAGGCAGCAGTGCAACCTTCAAGGTGGGGACAGAGTATGAGCAGCTCATCTGTAAACTACTTGATGCAGAAGGAGACCCAG AATCAGCTTTGTGGAGGAGTGAGGGCTTGAGTTTCTGTAAGGAGGGTCTGCGCTCACCCCTCACCACTCTTCCCTCTGAAGCTCTGCAGACAGAAGCTCTCAAGCTTTTCAAG TCCTGTCAGCTCTTCATCAACGTCCTGGTTGAGTCTCCGTCTGTCGATTACCACACCTCGTTGGCCCAGAATGCTTTGCAAGTGTGCCTTACTCACCCGGAGCTTCAGAATGAAATGTACTGTCAGCTTATCAAACAGACAAACCATCGGACACCTCACAACTACTCCCTCACGCAG TGCTGGCAGctcttgtctctgtgtgtggctCTCTTCCTTCCTCAGCAACATTTCCTCTGGTACCTGAGACAATACCTGCAACGCAATGCTGACCCAAG GAGTGAGGTGGGAAAATATGCAGTGTACTGTCAGAGGTCTGTGGAGCGAACACTACAAAATGGAGAGCGGGAGGCCAGACCTTCACGTATGGAGATCATCTCCATCCTACTGAGAAACCCCTACCATCACTCGCTGCCATTCAGCATCCCAGTTCACTTCATGAACAACACCTACCAG GTTGTCGGTTTTGATGGCTCCACCACGGTGCAAGAGTTTCTCAACACACTGAACCAGAGGATTGGCATGAGGAAGACTCAGCTGTCTGGGTTTGCCCTCTTCACTGATGATCCATCTGGCAAAGACCTGGAGCACTGCCTGCAGCCATCTGCCAAG ATCTGTGATGTCATCTCTAAATGGGAACAGGCCTTAAAGGAGCTGCACCCTGGGAAAAATGAGGGGACGCGGATTGTTCGGTTAACTTACAAGAGCAG ACTGTGTTTCAGAGCTCAGGTTAAAGGAGAAACAGAGCGAGAGCGCCTCCTGCTGGCATACCAGGTGAATGATGAAGTTCAACATGGCCACTTCCCCGTGAACAAAGAGCTGGCTCTTGAGGTGGCTGCCCTCATGGCACAG gTTGAACATAGTGATTTGGAGCGGCCAACTGCCTCCACTCCTACCGGCTCCCCACAACCTAAATCTCAGCTGATTCTGTTGCAAGCTTTAGAGCGTTTTTACCCCAAACGCTACAAACAGGACTGCAACTCAGAGCAGCTCAG AGATCTTGCTGAGCGTCTGGCCACTAAATGGTCCATGCTACGTGGATGCAGTGcatctgagtgtgtgagaaTATACCTAACAGTGGCTCGGAAATGGCCCCTGTTTGGAGCCAAACTCTTTAGTGCCCAG CCTGTCCCCCCCTCCTCTGTTGAGCAAAGCCAAGTGTGGCTGGCAGTCAATGAGGATGGATTGTGTGTGCTGGACTACACAATG cacactCTGGTCACATACCCCTACCAGTCTGTGGTTACCTTTGGTGGTTACTGTGACGATTTCATGGTGGTCACGAGCCAGCACAGGGAGCCTGGAGTCAGGAAGAAGAGTGTGGAGAAGCTGGTCTTTGCAATGGCTAAACCAAAA ATACTGGAGCTGACTCTGCTCATGGCCAGCTACATAAACCACTGGAACCCCAGCCTCCCGTCTGCGTCACACCAGCCCACTGGCCACTGGGACGTAGACAACAAGCACTTCCCCACCATGAACTACACCACCAAGGGTCCCACACTACTGTGA